In one Agathobacter rectalis ATCC 33656 genomic region, the following are encoded:
- a CDS encoding DUF4258 domain-containing protein yields MCLTIDELRGLCTPDNIYLTLHASKRLEQRGILIDDVISCIMTGEIIEEYPNDYPYPSCLTLGNLNTKCPLHVVVGSNHEQLWIITAYYPSSDKWESDLKTRKEN; encoded by the coding sequence ATGTGTCTTACAATTGATGAACTTAGAGGTTTGTGTACTCCCGACAATATTTATTTAACACTGCATGCGTCAAAAAGACTTGAGCAACGTGGTATCCTCATTGACGATGTCATATCATGTATCATGACCGGTGAAATAATTGAGGAATACCCTAATGACTATCCATATCCCAGTTGCTTAACACTTGGAAATCTGAATACAAAATGTCCATTACATGTTGTAGTCGGTTCCAATCACGAACAGCTCTGGATTATCACCGCATACTACCCGTCTTCAGACAAATGGGAGTCCGATTTAAAAACAAGAAAGGAGAATTGA
- a CDS encoding type II toxin-antitoxin system MqsA family antitoxin, with amino-acid sequence MKCFLCKGDTVKSTTTYMTAYKNCYIIIKNVPCQKCSQCGEEFINGSTMQKIESIISKLKSMLPEITVIDFQNAA; translated from the coding sequence ATGAAATGCTTCCTGTGCAAAGGTGATACTGTCAAAAGTACCACAACTTATATGACTGCATATAAAAACTGTTATATTATTATAAAAAATGTTCCATGCCAAAAATGTTCACAGTGTGGTGAAGAGTTTATTAATGGCTCCACAATGCAAAAAATCGAGTCCATTATATCAAAACTAAAATCCATGCTACCAGAAATAACTGTAATTGACTTTCAAAATGCAGCCTAA
- a CDS encoding Na+/H+ antiporter NhaC family protein codes for MMKIAKKMSRKHINVKKQNPIALLPIAVFLVLYLGLGILFEYVMKIPMGFYNVPIIIAFLVAILVACLQNRSVKFDQKLEIMAQGLADKNIITMLLIFLTAGAFVGVVGRSSAESVAYFMLSLIPARFAVMVLFVVACFVSIAMGTSVGTITLIVPIAAAVSDASGFGLPLCIGSVMGGAMFGDNLSFISDTTIAACNGQGCQMKDKFRENFFIALPAAVMTLVVIAILSFRTDIAGAVSQEYHLLQIVPYILVLIGGIAGINVFVVLIIGIISGTVIMLATGNTAPYDLLTNMGSGASGMFETCMVAVLVAAMCALIREYGGFDALLSGIYRTFKGKRGGLLGMGLLVGLIDIATANNTVAIVMANPIAKEMAQKYDITPRKTASILDTFSCIFQGMIPYGAQMLVAISAVHELGHDVSAFNILPYLLYPMFLLVSSLVAVFVVENGRKFN; via the coding sequence ATGATGAAAATTGCTAAAAAAATGTCAAGGAAACATATAAACGTGAAAAAACAAAATCCAATAGCCCTGTTACCAATAGCAGTATTTCTTGTACTGTATCTGGGATTGGGAATACTTTTTGAATATGTAATGAAAATTCCGATGGGATTTTATAATGTGCCCATCATAATAGCATTTCTCGTGGCAATACTGGTGGCGTGTCTGCAGAACCGTAGTGTGAAATTCGACCAAAAGCTAGAGATAATGGCACAGGGACTGGCTGACAAAAATATCATAACAATGCTGCTCATTTTCCTTACCGCGGGAGCATTCGTGGGTGTAGTAGGTCGAAGCAGTGCGGAGAGCGTGGCATATTTCATGCTGTCACTGATACCGGCAAGGTTCGCGGTGATGGTGCTTTTTGTTGTGGCATGCTTTGTGTCTATTGCGATGGGGACATCGGTTGGAACCATAACACTGATTGTGCCGATAGCGGCAGCAGTATCGGATGCATCGGGATTTGGTCTGCCGCTTTGTATAGGCTCCGTAATGGGTGGCGCGATGTTCGGAGACAATCTTTCCTTTATATCAGATACGACCATTGCCGCATGTAACGGACAGGGTTGTCAGATGAAGGACAAATTCAGGGAGAATTTTTTTATTGCACTTCCGGCGGCAGTAATGACGCTGGTTGTTATAGCAATTCTGTCATTCAGGACAGATATCGCGGGCGCTGTATCGCAGGAATATCATCTGTTGCAGATAGTACCGTATATTCTCGTGCTGATCGGTGGAATTGCCGGAATAAATGTATTTGTAGTGCTTATAATAGGAATCATATCGGGAACGGTCATAATGCTCGCAACAGGAAATACAGCACCATACGATCTGCTTACCAATATGGGAAGTGGAGCGTCAGGCATGTTTGAAACCTGTATGGTTGCAGTGCTTGTGGCAGCCATGTGTGCGCTGATTCGTGAATATGGTGGCTTTGATGCCCTGCTTTCGGGTATTTACAGGACATTCAAGGGCAAAAGAGGTGGACTGCTCGGTATGGGACTTCTGGTAGGACTTATCGATATTGCCACTGCCAACAACACAGTTGCTATAGTTATGGCAAATCCGATAGCAAAGGAAATGGCTCAGAAATATGATATAACCCCACGTAAAACAGCGTCTATACTGGATACATTTTCGTGCATTTTTCAGGGGATGATACCATATGGAGCGCAGATGCTAGTGGCTATATCGGCAGTACACGAGCTGGGGCATGATGTGTCAGCCTTTAATATACTGCCGTATCTGTTGTATCCGATGTTTCTGCTGGTAAGCTCGCTGGTGGCGGTTTTTGTTGTTGAAAATGGGAGAAAATTTAATTGA
- a CDS encoding ABC transporter permease, protein MMFKYELKKIFSKRMNKVLLAAVLVMTVIYSGMAIGSMSYTDADGQSHTGIDAGRLLAEDVNQWKGKLTTEKISEVINDYKTLSAKYQDKIPNTEYGKTVQSYYDIYSFVIGVLTPDSEWNEGAVYQLSDGQLQDIYTIYQDNMKKMAEEYGTTPEKRSYLENVYKKIEIPFTFEAKGSWATMTMYAQTYVLLMAVIIGFLVAGIFSGEFRPGTEDVFFATKYGRSKAIKNKIIAGIFVSTVIYWIGVGILSLISFAVMGTSGFFTPYQIDDPYSIYVMTYGEYYLLILVGGYIATMFCAALTMLVTVKMHTPNLAVCIPFFLLCMIPFIARVLPAFDAFFNLLPTVLTNILNVVRSPILFQIGPFVFRQISFLMFLYILLFIVLLPLIYRGYSRYGLRKK, encoded by the coding sequence ATGATGTTCAAATATGAACTGAAAAAGATTTTTTCAAAGAGGATGAATAAGGTTCTGCTTGCGGCAGTACTTGTGATGACGGTTATTTATTCAGGTATGGCAATCGGGAGTATGAGCTATACGGATGCAGACGGACAGAGCCACACAGGTATTGACGCGGGACGGCTTCTGGCTGAAGATGTCAATCAATGGAAAGGGAAACTTACAACGGAGAAAATTTCCGAAGTGATAAATGATTACAAGACATTATCGGCTAAGTATCAAGATAAGATACCTAATACAGAATATGGTAAAACAGTACAGTCATATTACGATATTTATAGTTTTGTAATTGGCGTATTGACTCCGGATTCAGAATGGAATGAAGGTGCAGTGTATCAGCTCTCAGATGGACAATTACAGGACATCTATACAATCTATCAAGATAATATGAAGAAAATGGCAGAAGAGTACGGAACCACACCTGAAAAGAGAAGTTATCTGGAAAACGTTTATAAAAAGATAGAAATACCTTTTACGTTCGAAGCAAAAGGTTCCTGGGCTACGATGACAATGTACGCACAAACTTATGTACTATTAATGGCAGTGATCATAGGTTTTTTGGTAGCCGGTATATTTTCCGGAGAGTTCCGCCCCGGAACAGAGGATGTTTTTTTTGCTACAAAGTACGGGAGATCGAAGGCAATAAAAAACAAGATTATTGCAGGAATCTTCGTATCAACGGTTATCTATTGGATCGGAGTAGGGATATTGTCTCTTATCTCATTTGCAGTAATGGGAACGAGTGGATTTTTCACACCGTATCAGATTGATGATCCATATAGTATTTATGTTATGACATATGGAGAATATTATTTGCTGATACTTGTGGGCGGATATATCGCAACGATGTTTTGTGCTGCACTGACAATGCTGGTGACAGTTAAGATGCATACACCGAATCTGGCGGTTTGTATCCCGTTTTTCCTGCTTTGTATGATACCGTTTATCGCAAGAGTATTACCGGCATTTGATGCTTTTTTCAATTTGTTGCCGACTGTATTGACTAATATTCTTAATGTAGTGAGGTCGCCAATTCTTTTTCAGATTGGTCCGTTTGTATTTCGTCAGATTTCGTTCTTGATGTTCTTATACATCTTACTATTTATTGTACTGTTGCCTTTAATATATAGAGGTTATAGTCGATATGGGTTAAGGAAGAAATAG
- a CDS encoding ABC transporter ATP-binding protein has translation MELQFKNVTKEYGNVHAVEHVTHSMGKGVYGLLGVNGAGKTTLMRMICTAITPTSGEILWNGKDIFSLGASYREILGYLPQSYGFYPDLSVYDYMLYIASIKGMRPIMAKKRALKLLEQVGMAEKRKRKMRTLSGGMIRRVGIAQAMLNDPRILVLDEPTAGLDPNERIRFRNLISELSEDRLVLLSTHIVSDVEYVANEIILMKEGKFFYTGTSDEIILSMDMFVWNCIIPKSELNNYMKKYLIGNVRTVSDGVELRVLSKMPPTGNAVQVEATLEDAFLLYFGEKAGDKDDVQI, from the coding sequence GTGGAACTGCAATTTAAAAATGTAACAAAAGAGTATGGGAATGTACACGCAGTAGAACATGTAACACATTCTATGGGGAAAGGTGTATATGGATTATTGGGAGTAAATGGAGCGGGAAAAACCACTTTAATGCGGATGATATGTACAGCGATAACCCCAACAAGCGGAGAAATCTTGTGGAATGGAAAGGATATCTTTAGTCTGGGGGCATCTTATAGGGAAATACTCGGTTATTTGCCGCAGAGTTATGGGTTTTATCCTGATCTTTCGGTGTATGACTACATGCTGTATATTGCATCTATCAAAGGAATGAGGCCCATCATGGCAAAGAAAAGGGCATTAAAACTGTTGGAGCAGGTCGGAATGGCTGAAAAGAGGAAAAGAAAGATGCGGACTTTATCAGGGGGCATGATCCGGAGGGTCGGAATTGCCCAGGCGATGTTGAATGATCCGCGGATACTTGTGTTGGATGAACCGACAGCAGGTCTCGACCCGAATGAGAGAATCAGGTTCCGTAATCTGATCAGTGAATTGTCGGAAGATCGTCTTGTACTGTTGTCTACGCATATTGTGTCAGATGTTGAATATGTGGCAAATGAGATTATATTAATGAAAGAAGGAAAATTTTTCTATACAGGGACTTCAGATGAGATCATTTTGTCTATGGATATGTTCGTGTGGAATTGCATTATTCCTAAAAGTGAGTTGAACAATTATATGAAAAAATATCTGATTGGAAATGTAAGAACAGTTTCTGATGGAGTAGAGTTGAGAGTCCTTTCAAAGATGCCACCGACCGGAAATGCAGTACAGGTGGAGGCAACATTAGAGGATGCATTTCTTTTGTATTTTGGAGAAAAGGCAGGTGATAAAGATGATGTTCAAATATGA
- a CDS encoding RNA polymerase sigma factor, whose protein sequence is MIADFLLVQKIRNGDNQAGNQLVEKYYSSIYQYCYLHTHNQEYAEDMVQETFERFFGALISGAEIKKTKSYLYSIAGNIIKNNYKKKKEIMTDQLPDIEDENPKNIEIRIDIERALEQLPEEIKEIVILFFFQGLKQKEIADLLNIKLSLVKYRVSKAKELLAKQLEVEKL, encoded by the coding sequence ATGATTGCTGATTTTTTATTAGTTCAGAAAATCAGAAACGGTGACAATCAAGCAGGTAATCAGTTGGTTGAAAAGTATTATTCTTCTATCTATCAATATTGTTATTTACATACTCATAATCAGGAATATGCGGAAGATATGGTACAGGAAACTTTTGAGAGATTCTTCGGAGCACTAATAAGCGGGGCAGAGATCAAGAAGACAAAGAGCTATTTGTATAGCATAGCAGGGAATATTATAAAGAATAATTACAAGAAAAAGAAGGAAATAATGACAGACCAGTTGCCGGATATAGAAGATGAGAATCCGAAAAACATAGAAATCCGGATTGATATAGAGAGGGCTCTGGAGCAGCTCCCGGAAGAAATAAAAGAGATTGTAATCCTGTTTTTCTTTCAGGGATTAAAACAAAAGGAAATTGCTGATTTATTAAATATAAAATTGTCGCTTGTAAAATATCGTGTTTCAAAGGCAAAAGAATTGCTGGCAAAACAGTTGGAGGTGGAAAAATTATGA
- a CDS encoding D-alanyl-D-alanine carboxypeptidase family protein, which yields MINSFNLFRREADTSFGWNLILVNDDYRIPRNYEVELTELSNGEKVDSRIYPQLQQMFDDARTEGLELFVREGYRTTQDQKNIMNERIQKYQDEGYSRWEAKERAEEYIESLR from the coding sequence ATGATTAATAGTTTCAATCTATTTAGAAGAGAAGCAGATACTTCTTTTGGGTGGAATCTGATTCTTGTAAATGACGATTATCGTATTCCTCGTAATTATGAGGTAGAACTCACAGAATTATCAAATGGAGAAAAAGTGGATTCGAGAATCTATCCTCAGCTTCAGCAGATGTTCGATGATGCCAGAACTGAGGGACTTGAATTATTTGTAAGGGAAGGGTACAGGACAACCCAGGATCAGAAAAATATTATGAATGAGAGAATTCAAAAGTATCAGGATGAAGGCTATTCACGTTGGGAGGCAAAAGAACGTGCGGAGGAATATATCGAGTCACTGAGGTGA
- a CDS encoding ATP-binding protein produces the protein MIFKRKVYDKLIEWKTLAAGTSAVLLEGARRIGKSTIVEEFAKKEYDDYMILDFARENQDVKNNFVENMNDLDTFFRNLFLLKGKRLKGKNCVIIFDEVQLFPQARQAIKYLVADGRYEYIETGSLISIRKNVKDILIPSEEYRIKMYPMDFEEYLWAINDEVTIPTIRESFEKRKPLGDAIHRRIMKSFRTYMVVGGMPQAVDAYVSGKSYEQIDFVKRNILSLYEEDLAKYDTENREKASVIYRTIPEQLENKNSHFKLSMVDKNARYQNYMDAVSFISEAMIGNECINVTKPEVALELFADRSNFKLYMGDTGLLVTQIMKNRDSTDEDLYKALIIDNLGINQGMIVENIVAQMLRAAGHELYFHEYLYVPEGTTREKKYEIDFMIVKKKKICPIEVKSSNYMSHKSFDYLIQKYQLKCENRFIIYTKDLKYQDGIMYIPIYMTMLL, from the coding sequence ATGATTTTTAAAAGAAAAGTTTATGACAAATTGATTGAGTGGAAAACATTGGCAGCAGGAACATCGGCAGTATTGCTTGAAGGGGCTAGACGTATCGGGAAAAGTACCATTGTAGAGGAGTTTGCAAAAAAGGAATATGATGACTATATGATTCTTGATTTTGCAAGAGAAAACCAGGATGTAAAAAATAATTTTGTCGAGAACATGAATGATCTGGATACTTTTTTCAGGAACTTATTTCTTCTGAAAGGAAAACGTTTAAAAGGGAAGAACTGCGTGATTATTTTCGATGAGGTACAGTTGTTTCCGCAGGCACGGCAGGCGATAAAATATCTAGTCGCTGATGGTCGATATGAATATATTGAGACAGGCTCTCTAATCTCAATCCGGAAAAATGTAAAGGATATTCTGATTCCTTCGGAAGAGTACCGGATTAAGATGTATCCGATGGATTTTGAAGAATATTTATGGGCAATCAATGATGAGGTTACAATTCCTACGATCAGAGAATCTTTTGAAAAAAGGAAGCCACTTGGAGATGCGATTCACCGGAGAATTATGAAAAGCTTTCGTACCTATATGGTTGTAGGTGGGATGCCGCAGGCAGTAGATGCTTATGTTTCAGGGAAAAGTTATGAACAAATTGATTTTGTTAAACGGAATATTCTGAGCCTTTACGAAGAGGATCTGGCAAAATACGATACAGAAAACAGGGAAAAAGCGTCAGTTATTTATCGAACAATACCAGAGCAGCTAGAGAATAAAAATTCACATTTCAAACTTTCTATGGTAGATAAAAATGCGCGTTATCAGAATTATATGGATGCGGTCAGTTTTATTTCTGAAGCAATGATAGGAAATGAGTGTATCAATGTGACAAAACCGGAGGTTGCACTGGAGCTGTTTGCGGACAGAAGCAATTTCAAATTATATATGGGTGATACCGGACTATTGGTTACACAGATTATGAAGAACCGGGACAGTACAGATGAAGATTTATATAAGGCTCTGATTATAGACAATCTGGGAATTAATCAGGGAATGATTGTTGAAAATATTGTAGCACAGATGCTCAGAGCAGCTGGACATGAGTTGTATTTTCATGAATATTTGTACGTGCCGGAGGGAACGACCAGAGAAAAGAAATATGAAATTGATTTTATGATTGTGAAGAAAAAGAAGATATGTCCGATTGAAGTAAAATCTTCAAACTATATGTCACACAAATCATTTGACTATCTGATTCAGAAATATCAGTTAAAGTGTGAGAACAGATTCATTATTTATACGAAGGATTTAAAATATCAGGACGGAATTATGTATATACCAATTTATATGACTATGTTACTGTAA
- a CDS encoding CPBP family intramembrane glutamic endopeptidase: MKFDKTILNKVMILPLGLVILFIVYRTLVFSVIMNCIPIMQEHYIIAETIRNCIDIMTIVVLMFIFKVKTGRGGVKGYLKGVGIYGLPVLMFTLFEIGNSTLWIFGGHVGLYGSGLIGYIVVNVLLYITVGIEEELMFRSVVTECVLRKNSNIIVFASVYSGLLFGLAHITNFIFDADMTMFNKWCTMIMACVFGFTLAVIFLRTKSIGAVITLHFLWDFADFMNHMMIVERYRYGGSYNALALQIPVLIVMLVIAVFCMYKRQMRLQSV, from the coding sequence ATGAAATTTGATAAAACAATATTGAATAAAGTGATGATATTACCACTTGGTCTGGTAATATTATTCATTGTATACAGGACATTGGTCTTTTCTGTGATAATGAATTGTATACCGATCATGCAGGAACACTATATTATCGCGGAAACGATAAGAAATTGCATTGATATAATGACAATTGTAGTGCTTATGTTTATTTTTAAGGTAAAGACAGGCAGGGGTGGTGTAAAAGGATACTTGAAAGGTGTCGGGATTTATGGCTTGCCGGTGCTGATGTTTACTCTTTTTGAGATTGGAAATTCTACGCTTTGGATATTTGGTGGACATGTAGGACTGTATGGAAGCGGATTGATAGGATATATTGTAGTAAATGTGCTTTTATATATAACGGTTGGAATAGAGGAAGAATTGATGTTTCGATCGGTTGTTACTGAGTGCGTGCTTAGGAAGAATAGCAATATAATAGTATTTGCCAGTGTGTATTCGGGATTGTTGTTTGGTTTGGCACATATCACGAATTTTATATTTGATGCGGATATGACCATGTTTAATAAATGGTGCACAATGATTATGGCTTGTGTCTTTGGTTTTACATTGGCGGTCATTTTTCTTAGGACTAAAAGTATTGGTGCCGTTATTACATTGCACTTTTTATGGGATTTCGCGGATTTTATGAATCACATGATGATAGTGGAACGTTACAGATATGGTGGTTCGTACAATGCGCTTGCATTGCAGATACCTGTTCTGATAGTGATGCTTGTTATTGCGGTTTTTTGTATGTATAAGAGACAGATGAGGTTACAAAGCGTGTAA
- a CDS encoding COG2426 family protein, with the protein MNYIIIFLISMIPLAELRVAIPTGIAMGVSVLPAYAICILGNLLPMPFVYLFSHRLLEWGKNKKVIGKFFRFCIEKGKSAGRKLQDTAGRGLFIALVLFIGIPIPGTGAWTGILAASILRMDFKKSIMACLCGIMLAGVIMAISSIGVLNLLDIN; encoded by the coding sequence ATGAACTATATAATAATTTTTTTGATTTCAATGATACCATTGGCAGAACTAAGAGTTGCGATACCAACAGGAATTGCTATGGGAGTGTCGGTTTTACCGGCTTATGCCATATGCATATTGGGAAATTTACTTCCAATGCCGTTTGTTTACCTTTTTTCGCATAGACTGCTTGAATGGGGAAAAAATAAGAAAGTAATAGGAAAATTTTTTAGATTTTGTATAGAAAAAGGCAAGAGTGCCGGACGAAAATTGCAAGATACCGCAGGAAGGGGATTGTTTATTGCGCTTGTACTCTTTATAGGTATTCCGATTCCCGGAACAGGTGCGTGGACTGGAATACTTGCAGCCAGTATATTGAGAATGGATTTTAAGAAGAGCATTATGGCATGTTTATGCGGTATAATGCTTGCTGGTGTCATTATGGCAATATCTAGTATTGGAGTCTTAAATTTATTAGATATAAATTAA
- a CDS encoding CPBP family intramembrane glutamic endopeptidase: MNKRKSNYIYIEMRHKMLIVGVIIIHVCFMLIGASGIISGLKEKNIFYGLLINMIYQLTLIIMIGVAMKQYLTTSFKKFKADRISVNIKRVLAGVGMAFLLSCIARIIEMTVCSNISVPANQSNVNGYFVDYPILAVIMSVIMGPFTEELIYRGILFRFFSKYGELCAVLVTGFLFGTMHMLSSFGNTNILLFLCQWLDYFLSGILLGFIYKKYKNIWINISIHGTWNLIGAVMILTKIMLAK, encoded by the coding sequence ATGAATAAAAGAAAGAGTAATTATATATATATTGAAATGAGGCATAAAATGCTAATAGTTGGAGTTATAATAATTCATGTTTGTTTTATGCTCATAGGGGCTAGTGGCATTATATCTGGTTTAAAAGAAAAAAATATATTTTATGGACTGCTGATAAATATGATTTATCAGTTGACTTTGATTATCATGATTGGAGTGGCAATGAAGCAATATTTGACCACTTCATTTAAAAAATTCAAAGCTGACAGAATTTCTGTTAATATAAAAAGAGTTTTGGCAGGTGTGGGAATGGCATTCTTGTTAAGCTGCATCGCTAGAATCATTGAAATGACAGTGTGTTCAAATATATCGGTTCCGGCAAATCAGTCAAACGTTAATGGATATTTTGTGGATTATCCTATTTTGGCTGTTATCATGAGTGTAATTATGGGACCTTTTACCGAAGAGTTAATTTATAGAGGTATATTGTTTCGGTTTTTCAGCAAATATGGAGAACTGTGTGCAGTATTGGTGACAGGATTTTTATTTGGAACAATGCATATGCTTTCTTCATTTGGAAACACAAATATACTACTATTTTTATGTCAATGGTTAGACTATTTTTTGTCAGGAATACTTTTAGGATTTATTTATAAAAAATACAAAAATATCTGGATAAATATTTCAATACACGGCACTTGGAATCTGATTGGTGCTGTAATGATATTAACAAAAATAATGTTAGCAAAATAA
- a CDS encoding sensor histidine kinase encodes MEQEYSAKLDDKLNQLHSLRHDMKNHLIVIDGYASQHNDRKIHEYIHNISEDLSLTNTVDSGSHIVSALIAEKENKAKSQNIRCEINISIPGINIDDFSITTIIGNLFDNAIKAAAECEHGWIRFSLTQTGSYMNIVIENSYSGNIIENNGEFTSTKNDNVLPHGIGIKNVRKVVSNLNGHIDFSYASGYFSVKAELPNYS; translated from the coding sequence ATGGAACAGGAATATTCTGCCAAGCTCGACGATAAATTAAATCAGCTCCATTCTTTAAGACATGATATGAAAAACCATCTGATAGTAATTGATGGTTATGCTTCACAGCACAATGATAGGAAAATTCATGAATATATTCATAATATTTCTGAAGACCTTTCTCTGACAAATACTGTAGATTCAGGCTCTCATATCGTCTCAGCTCTTATAGCTGAAAAAGAGAACAAGGCAAAATCACAAAATATCAGATGCGAAATTAATATAAGTATACCCGGTATTAATATTGACGATTTTTCAATTACGACCATAATAGGTAATCTGTTTGATAATGCGATAAAAGCAGCCGCTGAGTGTGAACATGGCTGGATCAGATTCTCCCTCACCCAGACCGGCTCATATATGAATATAGTTATTGAAAATTCCTACTCTGGAAATATTATAGAAAACAATGGTGAATTTACATCTACCAAAAATGACAATGTCTTACCTCATGGAATAGGCATAAAAAATGTCCGTAAAGTCGTTTCCAACCTTAACGGACACATTGATTTTTCTTATGCCAGCGGATATTTTAGCGTAAAGGCAGAACTCCCTAATTATAGTTAA
- a CDS encoding LytR/AlgR family response regulator transcription factor — MQYETIRAAICDDEEFFRNELKNFVSEYGNEMDINVSIDLYDNAKELMNNIFSKSKEYDLLFLDVEMPGMTGIEMADALRKIDPWVCISFVTSYDAFAIQAFRLDALDYVMKPIKYTQVKHIIEKAKIQIDYRKNAQKAEKRYLKIKSGYEDVLIDLQNVIYIEKRRNQCVFHKIDEEISCYEPLKNVYERLDNDVFMYTHQGYIANFNYIKEVKKDVVCFGRGMEVPLSRKYHDQIKELHLDKIRRAYKEQELNYN, encoded by the coding sequence ATGCAATACGAAACTATAAGAGCAGCAATATGCGATGATGAAGAATTTTTTCGGAATGAACTTAAAAATTTCGTGAGTGAATACGGAAATGAAATGGATATTAATGTAAGCATAGATCTCTATGATAATGCAAAAGAACTCATGAATAATATATTTTCTAAGAGTAAGGAATATGATTTATTGTTTCTTGATGTGGAAATGCCTGGCATGACAGGTATTGAGATGGCTGATGCATTAAGAAAAATCGACCCATGGGTATGTATCTCATTTGTGACGAGTTATGATGCATTTGCGATACAGGCATTCAGACTTGATGCACTTGATTATGTCATGAAACCGATAAAATATACACAGGTAAAGCACATTATCGAAAAAGCAAAAATTCAGATTGATTATCGTAAAAATGCACAAAAAGCGGAAAAAAGATATCTAAAAATTAAATCCGGATATGAAGATGTTCTCATAGACCTTCAAAATGTAATATATATAGAAAAACGCAGAAACCAGTGTGTATTCCATAAAATTGATGAGGAAATAAGCTGTTATGAGCCTTTAAAAAATGTATATGAAAGATTGGATAATGATGTATTTATGTATACACATCAGGGGTATATAGCCAATTTTAATTACATTAAAGAAGTAAAAAAAGATGTGGTATGCTTTGGACGAGGCATGGAGGTTCCTTTGAGCAGGAAATATCATGATCAGATAAAGGAACTTCATCTGGACAAGATAAGAAGAGCATATAAGGAGCAGGAACTTAACTATAATTAG